The following is a genomic window from Hyphomicrobiales bacterium.
CCGGGCCCGGATCGGAATAGTGTCTTTGCGGGCTCGTTGACCGCATCGCCGCCGCTCATCCCGCTCTAGCGCGAATCGCTGAATTCAGCCTCACCCGTGTTCAGTAGCAGAGCCCGCATGGTCAAGAACAGCACAACCGCGTTCAGCATGTGCCAGAGATAGTGCACGCCGGCCGGCAGCGTCGGGCAGATCTGCATATCGATGGAGCGGAACGTCAGTGAAATTACGAACACGCCGGCCGCCAGCAACAGCGTCGCGCGCGCCAGCCGGTCCTGGCGGTAATGATAGGCCCCCAGTCCAACGAGAAACAGCAATGCGGGACCGTAGCTAAGCGAGCCGTTCAGCCACTCCCGGGGCGCGAGCCCGAAAAGCCAGGTGAGGAGGAAGAAAAAGGCCAGTAGAAGCGCGGCACTCGGCGCATTCCATTGCATCACCCGCAGGGCGTAGATGCCGATAAAGGCAGCCTGGTAGATAAGGATCGGCAGCACGTCCGCCAGCTGCGCCCAGCGATCGGCCAGAAGATGAAACAGGCTGCTGCCGGTGCCGATGAGAACGATAACAACAATCAGCAGCCCGCTCTCGAATTTCCGCCCGCCGCGCCGCCGCGCCAGCCGGAACGCCGCCATCGCGGCGATGAAAAAGGCGAGGTTGGACAGCGCATTCAGCGGCTCGGCCCAGAGCCCCGGCTCCGTCCGCTCGCAATAGATGTCGATATATCCGGTCACACCCTGGAGCGCTCCAGCACGCTGTTGAAAAAGTGCGATGGAAGCCGATCCTTCCATCCCCTTTCCCCTGTGGGGAGAGGAACCGGGTGAGGGGGGACATGCGTGACTTGTTGAAACTCTTAGGCCCCCTCGCCCGCCCGCCGTCGCTTCGCTCTGGCGTGCGACCTCTCCCCACCGGGGAGAGGTACTTTCGCTCGCTCAAACCCCGTTTTTCGGCAGCCCGCTAGGCGGACTCGAACTTGAGGTAGTCGCGGTGCTCGGCGTGGATGCGCCGCACCGTCCCGGTCGAGGAGCGCATGACAATGCTGTCGGTCGTGATCTCGTCGGGGGTGAAGCGCACGCCCGACAGCATATTGCCGTCGGTGACGCCGGTGGCGGCGAACAGCACGTCGCCGCTCGCCATCTCCTCGATGGAATAGATGCGGGCGGGGTCCTCGATGCCCATGCGGCCTGCCCGCTCGCGCTTCTCCTTGGTGTCGAGGAGAAGCCGGCCCTGCATCTGGCCGCCGATGCAGCGCAGCGCGGCTGCCGCCAGCACGCCTTCCGGCGCCCCGCCAATGCCCATATAGATGTCGATGCCGGTCTCCGCCGGGTCGGTCGTATGGATGACGCCGGCAACGTCGCCGTCGCCGATGAGGCGGATCGCGGCGCCGGCCGCGCGCACCGCTTCGATCACCTTGGCGTGACGCGGCCGGTCGAGGATGCAGGCGGTGATCTCGGCCACCGGCACCCCCTTGGCCTTGGCCAGGTTCTTGATATTGTCGCCCGGATCGGCCTCGATATCGACGAGTCCCTGCGGATAGCCGGGACCGATGGCGATCTTGTCCATATAGACGTCGGGCGCGTGCAGAAGGCTGCCGCTCTCCGCCATGGCGATGACGGCAAGCGCGTTGGGCAGCGCCTTGGCGGTGATCGTGGTGCCTTCCAGCGGGTCGAGCGCGATGTCAACCTCCGGCCCCTCGCCGGTGCCGACCTTCTCGCCGATATAGAGCATCGGCGCCTCGTCGCGCTCGCCCTCGCCGATCACCACGGTGCCCCTGACCGGCAGCCGGTTGAGTTCGCGCCGCATGGCGTCGACCGCGGCCTGGTCGGCGGCTATCTCGTCGCCGCGCCCGCGCAGCCGCGCCGCGGCGACCGCGGCCCGTTCCGTGACACGCACCACCTCGAGGGTAAGAACACGTTGCAGAGCAGCTTTTCGCGTTGGTTTTTTCATGGCCTTCACTCCCCGTGGCCGCCGCCGGTTCAAGTCGTCGAACCCGGTTAGGCCTGCTCGATCCGGATCATCTGCGGATCGCCTTCGATATGCCCGTCGGTCTTGATGGCGGCAAGCGCCTTGCGGATCTGCGCCTCGGTCGTCTCATGAGTGATCAGAATGACCGGCCTTGGCTGCTGCGCAAGCCCGTCGCGCGCGCCCTTCTGCATGATGCTCTCAAGCGAAATGTCCTGCTCGGCCATGCGCTTGGCGATCGCCGCGAAGGCGCCCGGCCGGTCGAACACGGACAGGCGGATATAGTACCCGCCCTCATGCGCGCGCATCCGCGCCCGCTTATAGGGCTTCAGCATCCGCGCCGGCACCGCGAAGGGCGGCAGCACCACGCCGACGGCAATCTCGCAAATGTCGGCGACGACCGCCGAAGCCGTTGCCTTGCCGCCGGCGCCGGGACCGATCAGCAGGATCTCGCCGACATAGTCGCCGTCGATGGCGATTGCGTTGGTCACGCCGTGGACCTCGGCGATCGGCGATGTCTTCGCCACCATGGTCGGATGCACCCGCTGCTCGATGCCCGTGTCGGTCGCCATGGCGACGCCGAGGAGCTTGATCCGGTAGCCGAGCTCGTCGGCGGCGCGCAGATCCTCCGGCGTAATGCTTTCGATGCCCTCGACATAGATCGATTCGAAGTCGATCCGCGTGCCGAACGCAAGGCTGGTCAGGATGGCAAGTTTGTGTGCGCTGTCGTGACCGGAAATGTCGAAGGCGGGATCGGCCTCCGCATAGCCGATGCGCTGTGCGTCTTCGAGGATTTCCTGGAACGGGCGCCCCTCCCGCTCCATGCGGGTCAGGATATAGTTGCAGGTGCCGTTGAGAATGCCATAGACGCGGCTGATCCGGTTGCCCGCCAGGCTTTCGCGCAGCACCTTGATGATCGGAATGCCGCCGGCGACCGCGGCCTCGAAATTCAACGCCACGTGCTTGTCCTCGGCCGCCCGCGCCAGCGCCACGCCATGGCGGGCGAGCAGCGCCTTGTTGGCGGTGACCACGTGGCGGCCGGCTTTCAGCGCCGCCTCCACCGTCGCCAGCGCCACGCTGTCCTCGCCGCCAATCAGCTCGACGAACACATCTATGTCGGCCTCGCGCGCCATCGCTGCGGCATCGTCGAACCACGGCAGGTCGGAAAGGTCGACGCCGCGGTCGTTATCGCGCCGCCGCGCGGAGACGGCGGTAACCCGGATCTCCCGGCCGCACCGCTGGGCAAGGTCGCCCGCCCGCTCGCGCAAGAGACCCGCCACCGCCGCGCCGACGGTGCCGAGCCCGGCAATGCCCACCTTCAATGGCTCCGTCATGGGGAAACCCGACGCCGATCAAACTTGCGAGGCCGAAAGTCGCGGTGTCAGGACGACCGCGATGCCGTGATTGGGACCACGTTGTGCAATGTTTCATCGGCCGATGCAAGAAAACGCCGAATGTTGCGCGCGGCTTGGCGGATGCGTTGTTCGTTTTCCACAAGCGCGATGCGCACGAACCCCTCGCCATATTCGCCGAAGCCGATGCCCGGCGCCACCGCCACGTCCGCCTTCTCGATCAACAACTTGGAAAAGCCGAGCGAGCCGAGCGCCTTGAACCGCTCAGGCACCGGCGCCCAGGCGAACATGGTCGCCGCCGGCTCCGGGATCGGCCAGCCGGCCCGCGTGAATGTCGCGACCATGGCGTCGCGGCGCGTCTTGTAGACTTCGCGGATCTTGGCGATCTCCTCCTCCGGCCCGTTGAGCGCGGCGGCGGCGGCGACCTGGATCGGCGTGAACGCGCCATAGTCGAGATAGGACTTGACCCGCGCCAGCGCCGCGATCAGCCGCGCGTTTCCGACCGCGAAGCCCATGCGCCAGCCGGGCATGGAGAAGGTCTTCGACAGCGAGGTGAACTCGACCGCCACATCCATGGCGCCGGGAACCTCGAGCACCGAGGGCGGCGGGTGGCCGTCGAAATAGATCTCCGCATAGGCCAGGTCCGATAGCACGAACAGGTCCTTCTTGCGGGCGTAGCCGATCACTTCCTTGTAGAAGTCGAGGTCGGCGACGAAGGCGGTCGGGTTGGACGGAAAGTTGAGCATCACCGCGATCGGCTTGGGGATCGAGTGGCGCATCGCGTGGTCGAGCCGGCGCATGAACTCCTCGTCCGGCCGGGCCGGCAAATGGCGGATCACGCCGCCGGAAAGCAGGAAGCCGAACTGGTGGATCGGGTAAGTCGGGTCGGGCACCAGCACCACGTCGCCGGGCGCGGTCATGGCCTGGGCCATGTTGGCGATCCCTTCCTTGGAGCCGAGGGTGGCGATGACCTGGGTCTCGGGATCGAGCTTGACGCCGAAACGGCGGCCGTAATAGGCGGCCTGGGCGCGCCTCAGGCCCGGAATGCCGCGCGAGGCCGAATAGCGGTGGGTACGCGGCTTCCTGACCGTCTCGATGAGCTTCTCGACGATGTAGTCCGGCGTCGGCAGGTCGGGGTTGCCCATGCCGAAATCGATGATATCCGCGCCGCCGGCGCGGGCCTCCGCCTTGAGGCGGTTGACCTCCTCGAAGACGTAAGGCGGCAGGCGCTTGACGCGGTGAAACTCGTGCGGCACCGGAAGTCCCTCTCCTCAGAGCATTCCATCCAAGGCGTTCGCGCGCCGATGGCCCATAGTGCTTACTAGACGAAACAACGGATTATTTCAAAGCTTTGCCGGGGCCTGCGGCGCGGTCTCCAGGCGGTTTTCGTGCCTATTGCCTGGCCTCGATTTCGCGCTTGGCGGCGGCGACCTGCGCGACCGCGCCCTTGTTGAGGGCCGAGATCTCGGCTTGCGATTGCTGCGGCGTCATAAGCCCTTCCGGGCGCGCGACGGCTTGCTGGTTCAGATTGGGATAGGCCAGCGGACCTTCCGCCGTGAGGTCGTCCGCGGTCGAGCAGCCCGCCGCGGCGGCGAGCGCCAGAAACATCAGACCCATGAGGATCTTGGTCATCTTCGTCCCGCGTCCCGGCGGAAAAAGCCTCGATTAAGCATTCCGCAACGCCGGCTCATAACGCCGCATTGCTTTCGCCATAACTCTCCATTATGTCAAAACCATGTAGCCAACCCTAACTTAACACAATTCGACATTTGCCGGAGTTACCATGGCGCAGCAAGACCAAGAGGAGCGCACCGAGAACCTTGTTCCCGACGCGGAGGCGTTCGGGCGCAATATGATCCGCCTGATGGAAGTGGGCGGCAAGGTCATGTCGTCCTATGCCGCGCCGCGCATGAACGGCTCTCCCGACGCGGGACCCGCTGGCAGCCTGGCCAGCTTCGCCACCACCTTGGGGGCTCTCGCCCAAAACTGGCTGAAGGAC
Proteins encoded in this region:
- a CDS encoding ceramidase domain-containing protein, whose product is MEGSASIALFQQRAGALQGVTGYIDIYCERTEPGLWAEPLNALSNLAFFIAAMAAFRLARRRGGRKFESGLLIVVIVLIGTGSSLFHLLADRWAQLADVLPILIYQAAFIGIYALRVMQWNAPSAALLLAFFFLLTWLFGLAPREWLNGSLSYGPALLFLVGLGAYHYRQDRLARATLLLAAGVFVISLTFRSIDMQICPTLPAGVHYLWHMLNAVVLFLTMRALLLNTGEAEFSDSR
- a CDS encoding homoserine dehydrogenase; translated protein: MTEPLKVGIAGLGTVGAAVAGLLRERAGDLAQRCGREIRVTAVSARRRDNDRGVDLSDLPWFDDAAAMAREADIDVFVELIGGEDSVALATVEAALKAGRHVVTANKALLARHGVALARAAEDKHVALNFEAAVAGGIPIIKVLRESLAGNRISRVYGILNGTCNYILTRMEREGRPFQEILEDAQRIGYAEADPAFDISGHDSAHKLAILTSLAFGTRIDFESIYVEGIESITPEDLRAADELGYRIKLLGVAMATDTGIEQRVHPTMVAKTSPIAEVHGVTNAIAIDGDYVGEILLIGPGAGGKATASAVVADICEIAVGVVLPPFAVPARMLKPYKRARMRAHEGGYYIRLSVFDRPGAFAAIAKRMAEQDISLESIMQKGARDGLAQQPRPVILITHETTEAQIRKALAAIKTDGHIEGDPQMIRIEQA
- the glpX gene encoding class II fructose-bisphosphatase, coding for MKKPTRKAALQRVLTLEVVRVTERAAVAAARLRGRGDEIAADQAAVDAMRRELNRLPVRGTVVIGEGERDEAPMLYIGEKVGTGEGPEVDIALDPLEGTTITAKALPNALAVIAMAESGSLLHAPDVYMDKIAIGPGYPQGLVDIEADPGDNIKNLAKAKGVPVAEITACILDRPRHAKVIEAVRAAGAAIRLIGDGDVAGVIHTTDPAETGIDIYMGIGGAPEGVLAAAALRCIGGQMQGRLLLDTKEKRERAGRMGIEDPARIYSIEEMASGDVLFAATGVTDGNMLSGVRFTPDEITTDSIVMRSSTGTVRRIHAEHRDYLKFESA
- a CDS encoding LL-diaminopimelate aminotransferase is translated as MPHEFHRVKRLPPYVFEEVNRLKAEARAGGADIIDFGMGNPDLPTPDYIVEKLIETVRKPRTHRYSASRGIPGLRRAQAAYYGRRFGVKLDPETQVIATLGSKEGIANMAQAMTAPGDVVLVPDPTYPIHQFGFLLSGGVIRHLPARPDEEFMRRLDHAMRHSIPKPIAVMLNFPSNPTAFVADLDFYKEVIGYARKKDLFVLSDLAYAEIYFDGHPPPSVLEVPGAMDVAVEFTSLSKTFSMPGWRMGFAVGNARLIAALARVKSYLDYGAFTPIQVAAAAALNGPEEEIAKIREVYKTRRDAMVATFTRAGWPIPEPAATMFAWAPVPERFKALGSLGFSKLLIEKADVAVAPGIGFGEYGEGFVRIALVENEQRIRQAARNIRRFLASADETLHNVVPITASRSS